The DNA region AAGATAAATTTTTCGGCAATAGCGAAACATTGATGATTTTGATGCAGCAGCACAATATGAAAGAGGAGCAGATGCTCTACACTATGGCTCAGCAGCACTTAAGCGCAGAATCTGACCGCATAGTAGATATGATGCAATCAATGATTGCGCAGTAAACAGAGGAAAAAGATATGGAATTTGAGGGATTATCGGTAGATCAGGCACCGCCCATATCGGCACCTATTAGATTCTTTGTGACGGCACCTCTCTTTGCTGTTTTAGCAGGGATTTTGATATTTTTAAGTGATGCCCAAGTTTTAACCAGTAGATACTCGATTGAAACCATCGTAATTACGCACGCCATAACTATCGGCTTTTTAAGCTTTGTAATGTTTGGTGCGCTCTTTCAAATGCTTCCTGTTTTAGCCGGAGTAAAAATTTCAAAAGTCGGTATAATCTCTAAAATTTCATATACTCTTATGTTGCTCGGTACTTTTTCGATGATTTTTGGGTTGTGGTTAAATATATCAAAATTGATTTTTGTTTCGTCACTTCTGCTTGGCGGTGGTTTTTTAACGGTAATTATCTCAATGTTGATTGCATTTAGAGGCGTTATAAATGTGACGGCAAGCGTTAGAGCTATGATTACAAGTTTGGTTTTTGCTTTCATCATAGTATTGATGGGAATGCACCTATTGGCATCTTATGGAATCGGCAAGTTTTCTAATTTACATGGGCTGTTTGCAAATATTCATAGCGTTTGGGCAATTTTCGGTTTTGCCGGAGTTTTGATAATCGGTGTGGCTTTTCATGTGTTGCCGATGTTTTATGTAGCACCGAGATTTAAGAAATTTTGCAAACAAAAAGTCGTATGGCTTATAACTGGCGGACTTCTGTTATGGCTAGTTTTAAATGTATTTGCAGAGTCGTATAGCACAATCGCAAAAATATGGGTAGCAATGTTTTTTTGGGCATTTTCTACAACCGTTTATTTAAAATTAAATGCCCGCCGCCGCAAGGTTAGCGATGTAACCGTTTGGTATTGGAGAAGTGCGGCTATTTTTATGACTTTGGGTACATTTTCTTGGGCGTTTAATGATTTTTTTGACGGGAAATACATAGTCATAGTATCAATTTTAATAGGCGGCGGATTTATTTTTTCTATAATGTCGGGAATGTTGTATAAAATAGTTCCCTTTTTGGTATGGTTTCATCTAAATGCCAAAGGTTATATGACTATCCCGACGATGAATGATATGATAAATAAAAAATTGGCAACTGCACAGTTTGTTCTTTTTATAATCTCTTTAGTCGGTTTTATCGTCTCTTTTTTCATTCCAAGCATTTTGCCTGTATTTGCTATCTCGTTTATAATGAGTATGGCAATATTAGAGTACAATATCGTTATCCCAATTTTGATTTATGCAAAAATCATCAAAACAAAACCGGAGTTTGATATGAGTATGTTTACGATGAAAGTAGAAAAATAGAAGTGAAAAATATTATATTAATAGGATTTATGGGTGTAGGCAAGGGCAGTGTTGCCCGTGAAGTAATCAAGCTCTCCGATTATATATCCGTAGACACGGATGACCTTATAGAGAGTATGGAGAACAAAAGCGTCAAAAAAATATTCGCAGACAGCGGAGAAGAGTATTTTAGGTCTTTAGAGAAAAAAGTTTCACACTGGCTTGAAAAAAGCGTTAAAAACACTCTTATATCAACAGGCGGCGGATTTTATAAGCAGAAAAATTTAAAAGACATAGGGGCAGTTGTTTTTTTAGACTCCCCGTTTGATAAGATACTGGAACGAATAAATTCTCATCCAAATGCTGTAAAAAAACTTAAAAAAAGACCCCTTTTAGAGGACTTAAAAAAGGCGAGAGAGCTTTATAACGAGCGTTTGCCACAGTATAAAGCTTTAGCGGATGTTGTTATAGA from Sulfurimonas sp. includes:
- a CDS encoding shikimate kinase; translation: MKNIILIGFMGVGKGSVAREVIKLSDYISVDTDDLIESMENKSVKKIFADSGEEYFRSLEKKVSHWLEKSVKNTLISTGGGFYKQKNLKDIGAVVFLDSPFDKILERINSHPNAVKKLKKRPLLEDLKKARELYNERLPQYKALADVVIDVTDKSALECAKELLSKVKKHG